The following DNA comes from Shinella zoogloeoides.
TTGGAGGTGTGCAGAGAAAATTCCAGCGCCGCCCGGATGATGCTGGCGAGCTGCATGAAGACCTGGTTGTGGCTCGCCTTCAGGAGCCCCGCATGAAAGGCGACGTCGGCCTTGGTGAAGGCTTCGAGGTCTCCCTCCGCATCGCGCATCTCCTCCCAGGCGCGCTCGATCTCGGCGACCTCCTGCAGCGTCGCCCGCTCGGCGGCGAATTCTGCGGCGAAGGGCTCGATGGCGCGGCGAGCGTCCAGCACGCAGTTGAGGAGATCGAGTTCGAAGATGCGCGGACCGATCCATTCCAGCACCTGCTGGTCGAGGATGTTCCACTCCTCCTTCGGGCAGACGACCGTGCCGACGCGCGAGCGCCCGCGCACAAGCCCCTTGGATTCCAGGATCTTCAGCGATTCCCGGATGACCGTGCGGCTGACGCCGTAGCGCAGGCACAGCTCGTTCTCCGTCGGCAGGAAGGCGCCGACCGGGAAGACATCGGCGCAGATATCGGTCGCGATCGTCCGCGTCACGTTCTTTTGCACCCGGGGCCGGCGCACGCTCCCCTCGCCTTCGGACATATCCGGGCG
Coding sequences within:
- a CDS encoding FadR/GntR family transcriptional regulator, with the protein product MSEGEGSVRRPRVQKNVTRTIATDICADVFPVGAFLPTENELCLRYGVSRTVIRESLKILESKGLVRGRSRVGTVVCPKEEWNILDQQVLEWIGPRIFELDLLNCVLDARRAIEPFAAEFAAERATLQEVAEIERAWEEMRDAEGDLEAFTKADVAFHAGLLKASHNQVFMQLASIIRAALEFSLHTSNEAADARGEAVEIHRQLVEALRLRDRQAARECSRRMLDIAARDIAIAVRNHPSSNGR